One Streptococcus sp. DTU_2020_1001019_1_SI_AUS_MUR_006 DNA segment encodes these proteins:
- a CDS encoding class B sortase translates to MKILKFSLSLIIIIVVLFLGLKVLDGLEQMAVEQHSQNAVEKKFHQNPDVFAWLTVEGTRIDYPVAQHPRDDAYYLSHDIDGEETYYGAIFTELVNKKTFEDPVTIIYGHAMLDDSMFGSLDYFAKPAFFKEHERITIDTLTQHFEYEVMAAHSYTDDHLFHTFKLGSREGLRYYLETLQIRTSDYGGFYRQIATDPQKDRFLILSTCDATGNDQRFVVTARLKSVKERTSE, encoded by the coding sequence ATGAAAATTTTGAAGTTTAGTTTATCACTAATTATAATAATTGTGGTGTTATTTTTAGGTTTAAAAGTCTTAGATGGCCTTGAACAGATGGCTGTGGAACAACATTCTCAAAACGCAGTTGAGAAGAAGTTTCATCAGAATCCAGATGTCTTTGCTTGGCTAACAGTTGAAGGGACTCGAATAGATTACCCGGTTGCTCAGCATCCAAGGGATGATGCTTATTACCTTTCTCATGATATAGATGGTGAAGAGACCTATTATGGCGCTATATTTACAGAGCTGGTTAACAAAAAAACATTTGAAGATCCTGTCACGATTATCTACGGACATGCTATGTTAGATGATTCGATGTTTGGGTCTTTAGATTATTTTGCGAAGCCAGCTTTTTTTAAGGAGCATGAACGTATTACGATTGACACCTTGACTCAACATTTTGAATATGAGGTGATGGCAGCTCACTCTTATACAGATGATCATCTTTTTCATACATTCAAATTAGGAAGTCGAGAAGGCCTCAGATATTATTTAGAAACATTACAGATAAGAACATCAGACTATGGGGGATTCTATCGTCAGATTGCTACTGACCCTCAAAAAGATCGATTTTTAATCTTATCAACCTGTGATGCTACTGGAAATGATCAACGATTTGTGGTTACTGCTCGTTTAAAAAGTGTTAAAGAAAGGACAAGTGAATAA
- a CDS encoding DNRLRE domain-containing protein has product MKRLRKSIQWLLLLSLFVSNMPLIYAEEINQAIKQGQAEETYKKSVTEASSQTVGSENANTEGSTSAEASSKPVKDGGDALQQPKVANGESKEEAELKKQYGAPVAVSGQEQLFRVDDTHFVTHIGSDIKTYIDKEGVEVPVDLSLYSYHANGKHYYLPKESPVGVVLPSEVKKETPIDITHKDDKISLYPLDKTYEQATVEKNAILYNNVDGKTDVQYTVQSNGVKEEIILAEWGGKNSFTYGLDASKYDVSLKDNQILVREKGKTKILFVLTAPMMVDSAGATSNALTLGLKKGDGRHEVTVTASKEWLSDSERKYPVRIDPTVTVPREKILDIVTSSVHGQYQGYSYGYVGYLTAEMIGMAGVPGVRDIGRARMYFKINYDFQKSIPKEARIDSASLNIYEYTAPDSQSTQFAAYRLKQDFDINNLTWDTSVGLDMEIAGKNATSGKKIGMHNFDIRETVNAWVQGLEPNYGLVVAATDEGSDGGAFYTTEATAENAGQIGFTPDKAPSLTINWSVPDPVDVNYPIGNTTINLRTMVKTDKKGKLQFQGVFADGLTTPGAQVDYNLSDTAKDYKGQSSASFSYKYPDSSSFDAAFEKGTTKYKDKLSNWQTQVPFTEPELNKVYTIDAESKKDGQTSGKKSSDTFLIYKVTQFDTLPKIAAYYGVPLNQLAYDNRIQDMMLVQNNTLFIRNPRKNADKPYNPPALTSNTKAEIDRLLMGRGLHCEFGFEPINLNTGNFYLDRTDVSITDVDGKFEITRAYNSKAAGINSLFGRGWSFAFNEQLSSDEDQNIYYTRTDGSILKFAKDGDGYRAPSGYDLTLEVKTVETKKGDFGGDEKEDYDVKEYRIVDHNHQEKTFNYHGLLTSQTDEKGNKTSFDYNENYQLTKITSPTGLVYSITYNTDGYIGAIQIPNGSTLTYEYDTNGHLITYTDATGVPTRYEYDDKGRMTAWYDGNGTKVIQNEYDEENRVIKQTDGAGAVSTLSYSEGQTITTDGNGNQTVLLTMSNIVQLAFAMQMELVSQKRMMKTTVCQA; this is encoded by the coding sequence ATGAAAAGACTGCGTAAGTCCATACAATGGTTATTATTGCTGAGTTTGTTTGTTTCTAATATGCCGTTGATCTATGCGGAAGAAATAAACCAAGCAATTAAACAAGGCCAGGCTGAGGAAACTTATAAAAAATCTGTTACAGAGGCGAGTAGCCAGACTGTTGGTTCTGAAAATGCGAATACAGAAGGATCGACAAGTGCTGAAGCCTCATCAAAACCAGTAAAAGATGGAGGAGACGCCCTTCAACAGCCCAAAGTGGCCAATGGAGAGAGTAAGGAAGAGGCAGAGCTGAAAAAACAATACGGGGCACCAGTAGCGGTTAGTGGGCAAGAACAACTGTTTCGGGTTGATGATACTCACTTTGTGACGCATATTGGTAGTGATATCAAAACATATATTGATAAAGAAGGGGTAGAAGTTCCTGTAGATTTATCTCTATATTCTTATCATGCTAATGGGAAGCATTATTATCTACCAAAAGAATCTCCAGTAGGAGTAGTTCTTCCGAGCGAAGTCAAAAAAGAGACTCCCATTGATATTACTCATAAGGATGATAAAATTTCTTTGTATCCGCTTGATAAGACATACGAACAAGCAACTGTAGAAAAGAATGCGATCTTATATAACAATGTTGATGGCAAAACAGATGTGCAATATACGGTACAGTCTAATGGAGTCAAAGAAGAAATCATTCTAGCCGAGTGGGGTGGGAAGAACTCCTTTACTTATGGTTTGGATGCATCTAAGTATGATGTTTCTTTGAAAGACAATCAAATCCTTGTCCGTGAAAAGGGGAAAACGAAGATCCTATTTGTACTAACTGCCCCAATGATGGTGGATAGTGCAGGCGCTACAAGTAATGCCTTAACTCTTGGATTGAAAAAAGGGGATGGACGTCATGAAGTGACAGTCACAGCTAGTAAAGAGTGGTTGTCTGATTCTGAACGTAAGTATCCTGTTCGGATAGACCCGACTGTAACAGTTCCACGAGAAAAAATTCTTGACATTGTTACCTCATCTGTACATGGACAATATCAAGGTTACTCTTATGGGTATGTTGGATATCTAACAGCCGAAATGATCGGAATGGCGGGTGTTCCAGGTGTTCGTGACATCGGGCGTGCAAGGATGTACTTTAAGATTAATTACGATTTTCAAAAGAGTATTCCTAAGGAAGCGCGTATTGATAGTGCGAGTTTAAATATCTATGAATACACTGCTCCAGATTCTCAATCAACCCAGTTTGCAGCTTATCGCTTGAAACAAGACTTTGATATTAATAACCTCACATGGGATACTTCTGTGGGCCTTGATATGGAAATCGCAGGAAAGAATGCGACCAGTGGTAAAAAGATTGGGATGCATAACTTTGATATCCGCGAGACTGTAAATGCATGGGTTCAAGGTTTGGAACCAAACTATGGTTTAGTTGTAGCTGCAACCGACGAAGGCTCAGACGGTGGTGCTTTCTATACAACCGAAGCGACGGCAGAAAATGCAGGACAGATTGGGTTTACTCCAGACAAGGCTCCTAGTTTGACGATTAATTGGTCTGTTCCAGACCCAGTTGATGTCAATTATCCAATTGGGAACACTACCATCAATCTTCGGACCATGGTGAAAACAGATAAGAAAGGAAAACTGCAATTCCAGGGTGTCTTTGCGGATGGTCTGACAACGCCGGGAGCTCAGGTTGATTATAACCTAAGTGACACTGCGAAAGACTACAAGGGTCAAAGTTCTGCAAGTTTTTCTTACAAATACCCAGATAGTAGTTCCTTTGATGCAGCCTTTGAAAAAGGAACGACCAAATATAAAGACAAGCTTTCAAACTGGCAGACTCAGGTGCCTTTTACAGAACCTGAACTAAACAAGGTTTATACGATTGACGCAGAGAGTAAAAAGGATGGTCAAACTAGTGGTAAAAAATCAAGTGATACATTCTTGATTTACAAAGTTACCCAGTTTGATACCCTTCCAAAGATTGCGGCATACTATGGAGTACCACTCAATCAACTTGCTTACGATAATCGTATCCAAGATATGATGCTTGTGCAAAATAACACCCTTTTTATTCGTAATCCAAGAAAGAATGCCGACAAACCTTATAATCCACCAGCTTTGACATCCAACACCAAGGCGGAAATAGACAGGCTTTTAATGGGGCGTGGCCTTCACTGTGAATTTGGATTTGAGCCAATCAATCTAAACACGGGGAATTTCTACCTAGATCGAACAGATGTTTCTATCACTGATGTTGACGGCAAATTTGAAATTACTCGCGCCTATAATTCTAAAGCAGCAGGCATCAATAGTCTCTTTGGACGTGGTTGGTCATTTGCCTTTAATGAACAGTTATCAAGCGATGAAGATCAAAATATCTACTATACTCGTACAGACGGTTCCATCCTGAAGTTTGCGAAGGATGGAGATGGATATCGTGCTCCAAGTGGCTATGACCTCACTCTCGAAGTAAAAACAGTTGAAACGAAGAAGGGTGACTTTGGCGGAGACGAAAAAGAAGACTATGATGTAAAGGAATACCGAATTGTTGATCACAATCATCAAGAGAAAACCTTTAACTATCACGGACTCTTAACGAGCCAGACGGATGAAAAAGGTAATAAAACAAGCTTTGATTATAATGAAAATTACCAGCTGACCAAGATCACATCTCCTACAGGCTTGGTTTATAGTATCACCTATAATACAGATGGCTATATTGGTGCGATTCAAATCCCTAATGGCTCAACTTTGACCTATGAATATGACACGAATGGTCATTTGATTACCTATACGGATGCGACGGGTGTTCCTACTCGTTATGAATATGACGATAAGGGACGTATGACAGCCTGGTATGATGGAAATGGTACCAAGGTTATCCAAAACGAGTACGATGAGGAAAATCGTGTCATCAAGCAAACAGATGGTGCAGGTGCTGTTTCAACTCTTTCTTATAGTGAAGGTCAGACAATCACTACCGATGGAAATGGCAATCAAACCGTATTACTTACGATGAGCAATATCGTACAACTGGCATTCGCTATGCAGATGGAACTAGTGTCTCAAAAACGTATGATGAAAACAACCGTCTGTCAAGCGTGA